CGCTATATGTTGGGCAATTTAAATGACTTTGATCCAGCCACAGAAATGGTCAAAGTAGAAGAATTGAGCAGCCTGGATAGATTTGTCTTGCACCGTCTCAATGAGCTTGTTAGTGAAGTAACTAAAGACTTTGATCGTTTTGAGTTTTTTAAGTACTACCAACTCTTGCAAAACTTTTGTGTGGTGGACCTATCATCCTTTTACTTTGACATAGTCAAAGACAGACTTTACTGCTCTCATCCCGGTGATAAAACCAGACGCGCGGTACAGACTGTACTGACTCATACTTTGCAAACCCTGGTGCGCTTGCTTGTACCGGTCACGCCCCACATGGCCGAAGACATCTGGCAACATATGACTGAAGCAATGCGTGAATTTGGTGGTAACGAATCAAGTGCTCTCTTGCTTGATTATCCTGTGGTCCACAAAGAATTTGATGATGCCGAAGCAAAAGCCTACTGGTCAGAGCTTTTGACCATAAGACTGATAGTCAACAAAGCCCTTGAACAAGTGCGTGGTGCTAAGGTCATTGGCAGCTCTCTAGAAGCTTCTGTGGTCCTGGTCTTTGAAGACGCTGCTAAGGCTGCTTCTGTGGCCAAGCTAGGTGTGGATCTAGCGAGTGTCTTCATCACTTCTGATGCCAGGGCTCTGGCTCAAGGTGAAAGTACAGATGGAGCTGTTAGCGGCGAAGTCCTGAGTACTCTCTCTGAAGGCGGACTGACAGTGACTGTGCATAAAGCCAGCGGTGATATGTGTGTGCGTTGTCGCAAATACACTATCGAAGTCGGACAAAACAAAGACTTTGTCGACCTCTGTAACCGCTGTGCTGAAGCTATGGCTAAGCCTGTGGAAGCATTGGCCGGTAAAGGCTAAAACAAAAGCCCCAAGCTAAGTGCTAAATGCTAAATCAGTAATTGAGATTAACCTCAGGGTTGTCTCTCTATCTCTCTACGCTCAAGTAGTCGACTTTGATATAGCGTTATCAGAGCGGTAGCGAATCAGCTCAGCCAGCCCCGCTATCAGTACTGTGGCTAATAGCATAAGAGTAGAAAGAGCATTTATCTCCGGGCTAACGCCAAATTTGACCATAGAGTATATGCGCAGTGGTAGGGTTGTGGCACCGACCCCGGCTGTAAATTGAGTGATGACAAAGTCATCGAGCGAAAGCACAAAAGCCAGTAGCGCACCGGATATGATGCCAGGAGCGAGCAGGGGCAGGGTCACCTTAAAAAACGTTTTGACTGGAGTCAGTCCTAAATCCAGCGCTGCTTCCTTTAGATGTGGGTTCATTCCTTCCAGTCGAGCTGATACTGTCAGGCACACATAGGAGAGGCAAAAGACCACGTGGGCGGCTATTACTGAGGTCAATCCTAACTGAAAACCAATAGCAATAAATAAAATCAAAGCAGATACTGCCATGGCGATTTCAGGCACCAGTACTGGCAATATCAGTAGACCTCTAAAAACCATCTCGGCATTTTTGGATTTGATTTCGGCCAGTCCAACAGCTGCCAGTACACCCATGACCGTAGAGATCACCACTGCTGAGCTAGCGATAGTGAGACTATTGACCAGTGCGTCAATGATATTGCGATCGCTAAATAGTGATTGATACCACTTTATTGTAAAACCTGTCCAGGTCACGCCCAAGCGGCTATCGTCAAAGCTAAATATGACCAGTACTATGATTGGTGCATACAAAAAAATGTACACCAACCAGGCAAATGCAGTAAGCCAACCGTTTTTTAGCAATTGGACGTGCTACCTGCTTTTGCTTTTAGTGTCGCCAATTTTTCTTGCATTGCCTTAAGCGGTGTCATGTCGCCTTTTACAGCCGCCACTTCAATTCCTTTTTCGAGAGCCGCTCTTGCTCCGTCCTGATCATTCAAGCCCAGATAAGCGGTGGCAAGCTCTTCGTAGGTCTGAGTGTGATTGCTCTTGATGGTTATTGCTTTATTTAAGTAAAGCAGGGCTTCTTTATAGTTGCCCAGGATATTGTGACAGTTGCCCAGCCCTTGATTGGCAAAGAGATCATCAGCATCGATTTTGATTACTTCGGCAAACATTTTCATGCGCTCTTCAGTTTCTTTTATTTTAGCGGCCTGGTCTTCTTTGCTTTTCATTTCTTGCATCGCTTGCTTGGCTGCCAGTTGCATGCGGATACTCATACTTATTGCTTTTTCTTCTTCAGCTTTTTCTTTGTCGCCCAGCTCCACATAAAAAACTGAGAGATTGGTATGTGCCATCACCGAATCTTTATTGAGTTTGACCAGCTCGTTCATTATCTCAATTGCTTCGTGGGTACTGTGACCTTCAGTCTTGGAAATTATCACTCCCAGGCTTTCGTAAGCATCTTCAAATGTCGGTCTGAGTACGATTGCTTCTTTTAGTTTTTGGATGGCCAGTTCGTTTTGTTCTCTGGCAAAATCCTGCAAGGCCTCGTCATATAGCAAAGTTGCCAGTTGCTCATCACTCATGATTGGTATAAATGGCAGCACTGTCACTGTGGCCTCAAAGTCTTGGTCGTCACAGTGTGCTTGATAGACTCGCTCTGGTGTGCGGAAGTCGCGTTTGATAAAAGCCAGGGCAATGTTTTGTCCCAGTCTCTGGGAATAAGCGTTGCTAGCAACTGTGCCTATTTCTTCTCCATCCACAAGTATGGGGCTGTTAACTGCCAGTGTGCCATTTATTTGGCTTATAGTCAGACCTGTCAATTGACGAGCGGGTGTGCCCTGCAATTTGACGCGGGCCAGTACTTCTTGACCCTGGAAGCAGCCTTTGGTGTAGCTAATGGCTGGATCGCTGAGTGATAGTTCGACAATACCCAGGTCGGTGTAGTCGACGCCTGGCAAAGCAATGCCGGCTTCTACCCGCCTTACGGTCAATTCTTGCTGGCTCAGTGCTGCAAAATGGGGCTTGAGTTTATCTATAAGACTGGCACTCTTATTATCGTAAAAGACGACACAAGTACTGCAGGGAGCCAGGTCTAGCCTAAACAATCTAACTGCTCCATCACCACTTTTGAGCATGTCGCAACCTTGAGTAGCGCCACTACAAGCAGTGCTAATGCCCTCAAAAAGCAGTGGTTTGAGCTGGATAAAAGCTTTTGTGCCACTGACAATCAGGCTTTTGTCTGGACAAATGCTGTAGTCGACTCTATCTGCAAAAGTAAATTTTTGCAGGTGCTCGAGGATGCCCTCAGCCTGGCTATTGATGGTCACTATCAAATAGTGCTCTGGGGCGGCAAAATAGAGATAAAAGTAAGACTGTATTTTGGCTTTGCGATCAAGCAGGCTCGATGGTTGTCCCTGACCGGCCTTGAGCGAGCGCACATCAGATGTTGTCTGCGCTTGCAAAAAACGCTGAGCGTCTGGTCCGGTCACCTCAATAAGAGTAAAGAGCGACTCGGGCGTGAGAGCCGAAGCATAGTGATTAGTCACTTGATTTACCAGAGCCAATTTTTACTCCTTAGTAAGCGAGCCGCGCTTTTGGGCACGGCTCGCGACTTTATGCTGATTTGTTTTTATACAGAAAAAGAATTGCCGCATCCGCAGCTGCCCTTTGCCTGTGGATTTTTGATGGCAAAACCCTGACCGTTTAGGCCGCTTTCAAAATCTAGTGTTGTGCCTTTGAGGTAAATAGCGCTCTTGGGGTCAACAAAGATTTTTACGCCAAAAGCTTCGATTGTGTGGTCATTTTCTTTGGCATTATCAAAGCTGAGACCATAAGACATACCAGAGCATCCACCACCGCGGATTTCCATGCGCAAACCGGTTTTGTCTGGCTCGTCCTGGAGTAATCTTTTGATTTCTACTGAAGCTGCCTCGGTCAAATTCACGACTTGAGGTGTTGTTGCTGTTTCTGACATGGTGAAATCCTCGATTTAACTTCAATAAGTGGCAATTATTGCTACACAACCTCAATTTAACATACTAAATAGTAAGAATCGGGGCAGATAACAATTCTTTCGTCTTTGCAACCTTAAAGTGTAAAGCTTTTCACCCAAATCGGTCACTTGACCGAGTCCCTAAATGCCTGTCAAGAGGTAAGCTGGTAACAGGAAGCAAGAATGGTGGTGACGATGGCGTTTTGTATAAAAGGTTTGGACTTGTCGCGGTTTAAAGAGCAAGCACTTAACCTATTTAAGGTTTTCAGACTGGCGCCTAAAAAGGCATCTCAGAATTGCTCTCCCATTGATGAAGCAATCAATGAAGGCGCTAAAGCAATCAATACGCCGATTCCCGAAGTGGAGCGAATCACATCGGTCAGGCTCCATGCTATCTCCAATCCAGCAGCAGATCGGACTCACCAGCTGGATAAACTACGCAGCACCGCCAAGGACCTGGGTATCCCTCAGTCCAGCAAGGAGGTGTGGTTTGGGCAACAAAGTGGCAAGTTTGATCCCCTTTTGCTTGCCTCACAAAGCGACACTCACCGCACCAGGCGCAATAGCCGTCTCAGTCAGGCTAATCTGACCAGCACCAGGCTCAGAGCCCTGGCTGAATCATTAGAAGAACACAGTGACCTCTAACTAGACTTCTCTAGCTGCGATGATTTTTGTAGCTACTCTTTTGAGTCTTACACCATACTGACCATCAAGCAGATCCTGGATATCGACCCATTTTAAGTTGCTTATTTCTTCTTCTTGCATTTTGAGGGCAAAATCAGTACTGGTTAAGGCGTAAACATACTGAAAGTCGTGATGCAGATGTTGCCCCTCGCCTTTAGCTTGATTGACCGGTATCAAATGCGAGTCAATATCCACTGGTAGGACTTTGGCGCGCATATGGCTTGCAGCGCTAGTGGCTTGTCTTTTGGCGCTATAGTGCAGCGGATGTAATTTGATTACGTCCTCTGTTAAACCAGTCTCTTCGATTAATTCTCTTTTTGCTCCCATCTCTGGGTCTTCACCCTGATCGAGATGGCCGCCTGGTTGGAGCCAGCGTTTGAGTGCATTATGGAGGATGAGTAAAACTCTGTCATTTTGATCCAGCACTAGCGCGCTGGCTGTGAGGTGACCCTTCATATTTTGGCGGCTATACAAACCCTGATCGCCATCGATCATTTGCTCCGCCAGTACCGTCACTCTGCTCACTTCGCTGGGATCCAGGGTGAGGTAGGTGTTAAATACATCCTGTACATGACCTATTAAATTGGTCTGAGTGGTACTAGATTTGGTGTTAGTGTCTTCCATTAATTGCTCTCAAAAAGCCTCAAACAAAGTTTGAGCCATGTCACCCATAACAATAAATGCTTCGCGTGCTACATCATAAGTAAGCTGATTAAAGCTTGTTGGACAGACCATAGATATGCCTTGTTTGCCCTGTACATGCAGCTCTCTAAAATTAGTAAACTGATGTAAGTGACGTAATTTTTCGGCCATGCCCGGATAATGTATGAGCCTCTGGCAGATATCGTTATCCGTGGCGTGAGCCAAAAGCTCCCCATCAAAAACACCGGAGCCAGTCGGTCTTTCGTGAGCATCGATCATAAGCAGACGCCCCAAAATTGAGGTCAGGCCTTTGGCAAACTTGGGTGTTATTGTAATTGTGTAGGTTGGGTCCTGGTCGGTATGCTCTTTTAAGACATCAGTTTGTACAAAAAAATTACAACCAAATGGAAAGCCCGGCTCGGTTGCTTCTAATGTGGCAGGAAAGCCTAGAATATTGCCTCTGAGCAAGACGGCTACTCTTTCGCTATCTTTTACAACATTACCTTCAATGATTTTGGCAAATAGTTCTTTTTTTGCTTCCAGATCTTTTTTAGCCATGCACTCACTTTAATTGACTTCTGGTTTGCCCTGTAAATCAATGCTGTCGCCGTTGTTGCTTGGCTCTTTGACATACATTTTCATTTCGGTCTGAGGCTTGTCTTTCTTTTTGAAGCGACCCATTAAGCCTGCCTTTTTGTCACCACTGTTAGTGTCACTGGCTATTTTTTCTTTGCTCTTCTTTGCTTCTTTTTTGTCTTTTATGCTGTCTTTGAGCTTGTCCTCTGGCTTTTCTTCTTTTATAAGCTCACCGTTTACGCCGATAACTTTCATTTCGGCTATTTCCGGACCAGCATCTGTTTCTTTGTTGAGCTTTGACTTAAGACTCTCCAGCTTTTTGCGACCATCTCTGGCCCATTCGGACTCAGGGTTTAGAGCCACAGCTCTAGTAAGTAGGGCAAAGGCCTGGGGCTCATGCTTAAAATCAAGCATCAGTAGACCAGCATAATAATAGGAGACAGCCAGATCTGGTTGCAGGGCGATGGATTTGACATAGGCAGCCAGTGCCTCTTCCTTTCGACCCCTATTTTCTAGTGCTCTGGCCATATTCATATAAGCCGAGGCAAAGCGAGGGTCGACTTTGACTGCTTGCTCCCACTTCTCAATAGACTGCTCGACTTGACCGCGATAAAACAAAACCGATGCCATGCCATTTAGTGAATAAGCACTGTCGGGCTTGAGGCTTAGTGCCTTTTTAAAAGCTTCCTGAGCTTTGGCATAGTTGTTTTGGTTGATATAAATTAGTCCCAGGTTGCAATAAGCCTGGTCCATGCGGTCGTCGGCGACAATAGCTGCTTTATAGGCTTCGATTGCCTTATTTAAAAAGCCCTGCTCATAAAGTGCTCTGGCTCGGTTGTAATGGCCAATAGCCTCTTTATTAAAGACTCGCTTAACTGGTTTGACTGGCTCGGCAGTTGCTGCCTCATCCTGTGCCGGTGCCTCAGTACAGGCTAATGCCAGGACTGCTGCCAGCGCTGCCGTATATTTGCTAAAGGTGCTCAAACTAACCATCAATTTTCTACCTTCCCATAAGCTCTCTATTATAGCCTTTTCTCCAGCGCCAGCTTGCTTTGACAGCC
Above is a window of Candidatus Obscuribacter sp. DNA encoding:
- a CDS encoding NUDIX domain-containing protein, whose translation is MEDTNTKSSTTQTNLIGHVQDVFNTYLTLDPSEVSRVTVLAEQMIDGDQGLYSRQNMKGHLTASALVLDQNDRVLLILHNALKRWLQPGGHLDQGEDPEMGAKRELIEETGLTEDVIKLHPLHYSAKRQATSAASHMRAKVLPVDIDSHLIPVNQAKGEGQHLHHDFQYVYALTSTDFALKMQEEEISNLKWVDIQDLLDGQYGVRLKRVATKIIAAREV
- a CDS encoding iron-sulfur cluster assembly accessory protein gives rise to the protein MSETATTPQVVNLTEAASVEIKRLLQDEPDKTGLRMEIRGGGCSGMSYGLSFDNAKENDHTIEAFGVKIFVDPKSAIYLKGTTLDFESGLNGQGFAIKNPQAKGSCGCGNSFSV
- a CDS encoding tetratricopeptide repeat protein; the encoded protein is MVSLSTFSKYTAALAAVLALACTEAPAQDEAATAEPVKPVKRVFNKEAIGHYNRARALYEQGFLNKAIEAYKAAIVADDRMDQAYCNLGLIYINQNNYAKAQEAFKKALSLKPDSAYSLNGMASVLFYRGQVEQSIEKWEQAVKVDPRFASAYMNMARALENRGRKEEALAAYVKSIALQPDLAVSYYYAGLLMLDFKHEPQAFALLTRAVALNPESEWARDGRKKLESLKSKLNKETDAGPEIAEMKVIGVNGELIKEEKPEDKLKDSIKDKKEAKKSKEKIASDTNSGDKKAGLMGRFKKKDKPQTEMKMYVKEPSNNGDSIDLQGKPEVN
- a CDS encoding ABC transporter permease, producing the protein MLKNGWLTAFAWLVYIFLYAPIIVLVIFSFDDSRLGVTWTGFTIKWYQSLFSDRNIIDALVNSLTIASSAVVISTVMGVLAAVGLAEIKSKNAEMVFRGLLILPVLVPEIAMAVSALILFIAIGFQLGLTSVIAAHVVFCLSYVCLTVSARLEGMNPHLKEAALDLGLTPVKTFFKVTLPLLAPGIISGALLAFVLSLDDFVITQFTAGVGATTLPLRIYSMVKFGVSPEINALSTLMLLATVLIAGLAELIRYRSDNAISKSTT